The segment TGCCAATGACAAATTCAGGTTATCCCACAGTACCCTACCCGCTTGCTCAATACGCAGATTTTGAATCTCTAGCATCTGGCTACCTCCACTCATCCAACATCATAAATTGATGTTCAGGCAAGGCATTCCATAGCGATTGGATCCATTGCCCACCACCACCTTGTTTGAGTTTTTGGCTACTCAGTACTTCTTCAAGCGCACCATTACGCAGTAGTGCCACGCGATCGGCGAAACGCACTGCCATAGAAAGGTCATGGGTTACCCACAATACACCGCGACCATCGCGACACAGGGATTTAATATTATCGAGCAATTGTACCGCATGTTCATCATCCAGCCATGAAGAGATCTCATCAGCGAGAATATATTCCGCGCGAGAAAGCGTGGCGCTGCTCGCCAGTACCCTTTTAGCCATTCCCCCTGAGAGCTGGCTTGGGTAGTGATTCACTAGGCTCGATTGCAAACTGTACTCTTGTAGGTGTCGTGCGACATCGTGCATTTTTATATGCTTCCCGCTAAGTACCGCGGCGCGTTCTAGCTGAGGGCCAATCTGAATTAATGGATTTAACGCGCTCACACCTTGAGGCACGTAACACAACGAATTCCCGCGATACTGGGATTTGGTTTTCTCTGTCAGGGCTTGACCATTCAGTTCGATATTCCCTTTACAGCGCATATTGTCTGGCAATAATCCTAATGCGCTTTGTAGCAATAAACTTTTACCTTCACCACTACTGCCAATCAGCGCCACCATTTCGCCAGGTTGAATATCTAGCGAAATATCTTGCAGTAATGGAGACCATTGCTTTTTACCCAACCAACGATATTGCGCCACATCAATGGTCAGATTTTCAAATTTCAGCATGTTGCTCCCCTTAACCACAATTGTTGAGCCGATTTCGCAAATTGGTCAAATAGCAGGACTAACCCCATCAATGCCGCACCGGGGAAAACCACCATCCACCACGCACCTGTACTCAAATAACGTAACGCTTCAGAAAGCAAAATACCCAGTGATGGCTCATGGGGTGCGAGCCCAAACCCCAGGAAACTTAATGCCGCGCTGTGTAACACGGAATGCGGAAACATCAATAATGTTCCGACCATCCATTGAGGAAGCAGCATCGGTAAATAATGGTAGCGTAAACGCTCAAATGCGCTGTTGCCAATACGATGGGATAGCATGATGTAATCCGTTTGCTGAACCCGCAGCAGTTCAGAACGTAGAATCAGCGTTAATTTAGGCCAATGGGTTAATGCCACCGCCCAAATCACGCCCATTTTCCCGCCGCCTAGCGTAAAGCAAATCAGTACCAATAATAGTAAATGTGGTAGAGCGAGTAACGCGTCAATAATGCCGCGCACTACATAATCCATGCTTTTATTGAGCGAAGATAACCCCGCCATCACCAAGGCGATAATGCCACTGGTGATCGAGGCGGTTAAACCAATTTGTAAACTGGTGGCCAGCCCTTGAAATGTACGTTCAAATAAATCGCGCCCTAAATTGTCTGTTCCAAATAAATGCAACAATGACGGCGCTTGTCGCCTATCGAGCAAGCTCATTTCAATATCAGAAGAGAGCAGCCAAAAGGCGTAGCTACCTAATAAAATCAGGCAACTTAATGAAAGGAGTAGTTTGATCAGAGCGCGATTCGGATTATAGGTCATGATTCTCTTATCACTCCCTTATTCACCCGTTTTAATAGCAAATCTGCCATCGTATTACTGAAGAAAATCAGTACGGCACAGAGCATCACAATCCCCATTAACAATGGCACATCTCCACGTAAGCCTGCATCAATAGTGGCTTGTCCTAACCCTGGGTACGCAAACACTTTCTCTGCTAATAATGCACCACTAAAAAGCTCGCCAACAGAGGCAAACTGCAAGCAAATCGCAGGTGTGATAGCGTGTTTAAGCACATGGAAGCCCATCATTGACCAGCCTTTATCCCCTTGCGCTTGTGCATAATGAATAAACTCGCTGTTCATCACTTCAGCCACTTTGGCGCGGGTATGCAAAGCAATGGTGCCGACCCCCAGCATTCCGAGGGCAATGACGGGTAAAATTAAATGCTGAATTTTTTGTGAAAATGTGGCGGTCTGTTCATCGAGGCCAATCGGCCATGCACAGCAAATTGGCGCCCATTTTAGGGAAACCGCAAACAAGGAAAGCAGCAATAAACCTATCCAAAAGACGGGAATTGAAGCGAGTAAATAACAAAATGCCGAAATGATTTTGTCAGGCCAGCGGTTTAAGTAGCGCCCTGCGACTAATCCAAGCCCAAACCCGACCACACCGGAAAATACCCACGCACTGCCGAGCAATGCGAGTGAAGGAACAATACGGTCAGAAATCACTTGTAAAACAGGGGTATTGTATAGCATCGAATACCCCAAATCCCCTTGAAGCATTTGTGAAAACCAGCGCCAGAACTGCATCCAGAGCGGTTGATCAAGCCCCCAACGCGCCGCAATCAGCGGATATTGCTCCGGGGGCACATGCATCAAGTCGTTACCAATATAGGCTTTGATCGGATCAATCGGCGAGTAACTTAGCAGGATAAAAATCCCCAGCGCGGTTACCGTTAATAAGCAGATAAATCGCAATAAAAGCCCAAAGGTTGTTCGCATTACTTACAAGTCCACTTCCATTCATCGACGTTATTTAACACAGACCAAGAGCCGTGAATTTCAGGGGCACTTTTACCTAAATCAACGCATTGATTTGATAAGTAAATATGCTGAACATTCATCAACCATGCCCATGCTGCATCCCCTTGGATACCAACGCCTACTTTGCCATTCCAGTCCACTTGCTGCCATAGCGGGATAGCGGCATCTTGGTCCGGTTGGCGTAGCGCTTCTTCGATAATTTCATCCACCGCTGGGTTTTTATAGTAACCCGCATTGTAGAAGCCGACACCAGCGGCTTTGCTACTGTAGTTATGGACTAACTCCATTGGATCGAGGCTACCCCAACCAAACAGTGTCGGATTGGCATGCATATGCAATTCAACGGTTTCCCAACTGCCTGATTTTAAATCCATTTCAATACCGAGCGGTTTTAAGCTTGAGCGAATGGCTTGCGCTAAATCACGGCGAGTCGTGTCCCCACTGGCATACCATAGGGTTAATTTCGCTACTTTGCCGTTTTTCTCTCTTAAACCCTCTTTATTCAGCTTCCAGCCAGCCTCTTCCAAAATGGCTTTCGCTTTGTCTAAATCCCCATCTTTGAATGACGACTTAGGGTTATTCCAAGGTAACCCAGCGACACCGGTATAAGCAGGGACAGCAAAACCTTCAAGAACAGATTCCGCCAACAGCTTGCGGTCTAATGCATAGTTAATGGCTTTACGAATAGCTACATCGGAGGTGATATCGTTACCAATTGGGTTGCCCTGCGCATCTTTTTCGCCAGCAGGTGGAATAGGGAATGAGATCCCACGGTTTTCCACGCTGTAACGCTCAATCAACTTCATGTTAGGGACATTATTGGCGTTGCTTGCCACTGCTGGTGGAATGCGTACAACCTCAAGCTGAGCGCTCTGTGCAGCAGCAAATGCGGCATCTTCATCAAGGAACACAAACACCATTTTGCCGTAATCATTTTTAGGACCGGCATAGTAAGGGTTTTGCTCAACAATCAGTTGTTGACCCGGTTGGAAAGCCACTAAACGGTATGGACCTGCCCCAATCGGCTTATGCGCGTAAGTTTTTGCATCGTACTTATCCGCAGAGACGATCCCTAACGATCCCAACACGTTGATAAAGGTACTTTGCGGGGAGGATAAAGTGATTTTCACGGTCAACGGATTAACTTCTTCGGCTTTCGCGAAGTTACCCATATCCACTTTACCGCCGCTCGCTGCCGCATTGTTGTAGCTGAAGACCACATCCTTTGCCGTTAACGGTGAGCCATCCGAGAATTTCAGATCCTTTTTCAAGGTCAGTATCCACTCTTTACCATCTGCATTATGCGTGTAGCTTTCGAGCATATAACTGTGCCAAGAAAGATCCGCTTTTTGCTTTAAGAGTGGGCTATGCAGGAGCAAGTAACTACCGTGGCTCCAACCCAACATTGGGTCAAAACCTTCTGTGGGTTCTGCGCCAATGGCAAGTCGTAAAGTGTGTGTCGATGATGCGGGCTCAGCCGCTTGTGCTTGCAGGGTTAATCCCATTAAACACATGGCAACCGCTAATTTTTTAATCATATATCCCTCTAATCGGTGATTTTTTCATTTCGGTACCGTTTTCAGGTACCGTTTATTAGGGTACAAATAACTAACAAATTCGAGGTAATGGCTCGCTATGTGGCAAATCTAACAGTCGGGAAGCGCCAAAAATACCCACCAGCTTCACCTGTTTATTCTCTGTCACACAACCAATGGTTTTGGCATTAACGCCTAATGGATGTTGATGTAATGTGGCTAAAACTTGCTGTTCAGCTTCAGGTTTCACCACAATCACTAATTTGCCTTCGTTGGCAAAATTAAGAGGTTCTAAGCCTAATAATTCGCACACTCCACGAACGGCGGAAGATACGGGTAAATCCCCTTCGTTGATGGAAATACCGCAGCCACTGGCCTGCGCAAACTCATGCAAAATGGCATTCACACCACCACGAGTGGCATCACGGAGTGCACGAACACCGTCAATATCACGTAGAGGCTCAATAATCGGAGTTAAAACCGCACAATCGCTGCTGAGTTGCCCTTCTAAGCCGAGCTGTTCACGCAAGTTTAAAATGGTCGCACCATGGTCGCCCAGTGTTCCACTGACAATCACTTTATCTCCCGCTTGAATTTGCTGAGCGCCCCAATGAATTTCGGTTGGGATCACACCAATGCCTGCAGTATTGATAAACACTTTATCCGCCGCGCCACGCTGTACAACCTTGGTATCCCCTGTCACGATCTGCACTCCCGCCGCTTTAGCGGTTACCGCCATGGATTCCACAATGGTTTGCAAATCTGACAATGGCAGACCTTCTTCAAGGATAAAACCGCAAGAGAGGTATTTGGGAACAGCACCGCTAACCGCGACGTCATTCACCGTACCGCAAACTGCCAGTTTCCCAATATTGCCACCGGGGAAAAAAATAGGGTCAATAACATAGCTATCAGTACTGAATGCTAAACGGTCACCTAATGCGGTCATTTCTGCCAGAGAAAGGCGCGCTTGGTCTTCACGTTCATCGAGAGCTTGGTTAGCGAAAGCCTGTAAAAACAGCTGTTCAATCAGCTGCTGCATGGCTAGGCCACCGCTACCATGAGCCATAGTAACCACATTTTTAGAATCCGAGCTCATTTTACGCCTCCCGACGATATTGGTAATACGCGGCGCAGGCTCCTTCAGAAGAGACCATCAACGCGCCAAATGCCGTTTGTGGTGTACAACGTTGCCCAAACAGCGGGCATTCATTTGGTTTACAGCGCCCCGTGAGCACATCACCACAACGTGCTTGAGGGTCATCCGACACTTGATGAGGCTGGATATTAAAACGCAGCTCCGCATCGAATGTTTGGTAATCAAGGGTTAACTGCACACCTGAACCCGCAATTTCGCCTAATCCGCGCCACTCACTAGTGGCTTTCAGTTCAAACACATCATCCAAGGCTTTCAGTGCCAGCAAGTTGCCTTCATCCGCCACAATGCGCTTATATTGGTTTTCTACCTCACAGCGACCATCCGCAATTTGATCCACCAGCATGGCAAGAGATTGCAAAATATCGAGGGGTTCAAACCCTGTAACTACCAGCGGTTTATGGAATTCTTGGGTAATAAATTGATAAGGATGGGCGCCAATCACCATACTGACGTGACCCGGCGCAAGGAAGCCATCAATTCGCACATCAGGCTGTTCAAGCAGGCTACGAAGGGTTGGGATAATAGTGATATGTTGGCAAAATACCGAAAAGTTTTTCACTTGGCGTAAACGCGCTTGTTGTAGTGTCAGTGCGGTACTCGGCATGGTGGTTTCAAACCCCAAACCGAAAAACACCACTTCACGTTCAGGGTTTTGCTGGGCAAGATTTAACGCGTCTAAAGGTGAATAAACGATCCGCACATCCGCCCCGCGGCGTTTCGCGTCCAGCAAAGAGCCATTTTTACCCGGCACACGCATCGCATCGCCATAAGTGCAGAAAATCACTTCAGGACGTTCAGCAATTTCAATGCAGCCATCAATTCGTCCCATCGGCAGTACACAGACAGGGCAGCCTGGTCCGTGCACAAATTCAATTTCAGGAGGAAGAAGCTGGTCGATACCAAACTTAAAGATAGCGTGGGTGTGACCACCGCACACTTCCATTAACTGCAATGGGCGCTGCTTGGCTCTTGGGATATCCGCAATACGCTTGCGGATATGCGCCAATAAGGCTTTTGCCAAGGCTGGGTCGCGAAACTCATCGACGTACTGCATCTGTTGCTCCCGAATTTAGCCCTGTAAAGTCCCCCACTTCATGGTCTAACTGGCTCATCGCCGTTAGCGCATCAAGGGTGGCTTGAGCCTCTTCTTCGTTAATCACACTCATTGCAAAGCCAACGTGTACCAAGACCCATTGGCCTAGCAGATCTGCCGTGTCACCTTCACAAATTAGCCCAATGTTCACGTCGCGTTTTACTCCACAAACATCAACTTGCGCCAATTGGTGGACATCTTCGCCCACCGCAACGATTTTACCCGGTATTCCTAAGCACATAGCTGAGTCTCCAGCCATGCTAACCAAGCATCCATCCCTTCACCGCTAGTGGCAGAGACTTTGATCACTTGGATATTCGGATTCACCCGTTTTGCATTAGCAATGCATGCTTCGACATCAAAATGCAGGTACGGCAGCAAGTCGATTTTATTGAGGATCATAATGTCTGATGCCGCAAACATATGCGGGTATTTCAAGGGTTTGTCTTCACCTTCAGTGACAGACAGCACCGCAACTTTATGACGTTCCCCCAGATCAAAACTTGCCGGACAGACTAAGTTCCCAACGTTTTCAATGAATAGCAGGCTGTTCTCATCCAAACCTAAACGGTCAACCGCATCATGCACCATTTGCGCATCTAAGTGGCAGCCTTTACCGGTATTAACCTGAATGGCAGGTACACCCGTTTCACGAATACGCTGAGCATCATTGGTGGTCTGCTGATCCCCTTCAATCACCGCGCAGTTCAATTTGTCACGCAGACGCAATAAGGTTTCAGTCAGTAAGGTAGTTTTACCGGAGCCAGGGCTTGAAACGAGGTTCAATGCCAAAATATTTTTTGCCGCAAAATCTTCGCGGTTATGCTCGGCTAGATGGTTGTTTTTATCCAGAACATCCATCTCAATTTGTAACATACGTTTTTGGCTGATACCCGGCGCATGAGTTCCCGCTTCACCTTGTCCATAATCGAGGTCATGGTGGTCACCTGCGGGGGCAAAAGTGGATTCCGCTTCATGGCTATGGTCATGAGCATGATCATGGGAATGCGGATGCTCGTGCTTATGTTTATGCTTATGTTTTTCAATCTTCACACCACAGGTTTCGGGCTCAGATTGATAGTAGTGGTTCACATCACCTTGATGATAATAATGGTGATGAATAATCACCGTTTTACCACTATGTTCTGCTGCATGACTGTGGTCGTGGTGATGATGGTCGTGGTCATGATGATCATGGGCATGCCCATGAGAATGATGGTGATCATGTCCATGGTGGTGGTCATGATCATGGTGATGTTGATGCTCATCACCTTCAATTCTGCGCTCTCCCGAAGCACAGCCACAAGTACTACACATAATGATTACTCCATAAGTGAGTGATGAAGTTAGCTTAGTGCAACATCAGAAAAATAGGTTGATTCACCGCAAGGTCAATTCACAATTTTCGCTCTAAATCACACAAAAGGTTCTTAGATCAAAAATCTATTCGATTTCTAATTCTTTGATTCGCAGGCTGTCACCGTTCTCAACTTTGAGGTTAAAACCGTGACATTTAGGGCAAGCGGCGTCGTGAGTGTGAACATCAACACTTTCACTACAATCCCAACACCATGCTTGAGCAGGACGATACAGGATATGCAATTGACTACCGTGTGCCACAGTTCCGCGGCACGCGATATCAAAACAAAAACGAAGGGCGCTCTCTTCAATACAAGAGAGCGCGCCAATTTCCAACCAAACGCCGGTCACCTTTTTCACCTGATGCTGTCTTACTTGCTGTTCAATGATCTCAACAGCACTTTGGCATAAAGAGACTTCATGCATTATTGGTCTCCCAGATAACGAGCGAACACAGCGCGACGTTCCGGTGATTTAGGGACATTGGGATCCGTCACAGGTAAAGAAAGCAACATCCGCGCGCAGTCATCAGCCAGATGTTCACCCTGCGTTGCAGTTAGCTTTCTGTCTAATGGCGACATTAATGAACACGCCAAATATTGAGTTAGTCCTTCCAGTTCCCCAACGGTGTAAGTCATTTCGCCGTAAGGGAGAATCAAACCGAGTTTCTCCCCAACAACACGATGCTCCCAATATTGGTCAGGACCCGGCAGGATGATCGCACTCAACATCCAAGGGGTAATAACCGCCCCTACCCATTGATTTTCAAATAACGAAAATGCACTGGCATAGATGCCCATCGTCGGATGCAAGAAGGACAAATCATGCATCGATTGCTGAGCAACTCGTTCAAAAGCAGCCTGAACTAACGGCTGCGGATTTTGAGAGTAACCTTGGATCTCTTTTGGCATGGATTCATTAGGCATGGAGACACTCTTCTTTTGCGATAATCTCTAACCCTTCACTGCGTAGCACTTCGATCACTTTTTGCAGTGCAGGCTCTAATGCAGCTTGCCCCGTCGCCGTTAAACCGATATTCGGTTCTAACGATTCAGGCACAATCCCCACCAGTGTCAGACGCTTTGGAAACTCATCGGTTAGGTGCAGCGCCGATAACACATCGGAAAGCCCTAACTGATGGGGTGAGATTTTGCGGGTAAACAGCGCGGGTACTTCGGCATCGCGCAGAACTAAAATGCTGCCAGGCTGCTGACTCGACAGCACCACATCCGCAATAATCAGATGGTCGCGATCCGCCATGGCGCCAATCAGCTCCATACCAGCCGTTCCACCATCCAATACCTCAACACATTCTGGTAAGTGATAACGTTTTTCGAGTGCTTCAACAATGCGCACGCCGATGCCTTCATCACTCAGCAAAATATTACCAACACCTAAGACTAATATACGCATTACAGCACCTTCACCTTGGTCACTTCGGAGCCTTCTGTATCGACAATATGCACAGCACAAGACATGCATGGGTCGAAGGAGTGGATCGTTCTGACGACTTCCAATGGTTTAGATGGGTCTGCCACCGTAGTTCCGACTAACGCTTGCTCATAAGGGCCCGGCTCATCATTGAAATTACGTGGGCCTGAGTTCCATGTGGATGGAACAACGGCTTGATAGTTTTCGATTTTACCGTCTTTTACGACAACCCAGTGGGATAACAGACCGCGAGGCACTTCACCAAAACCAACCCCTTTAATCACCGTATCTTGTGGGAAGTTTGGCTTGATAAAAGTGGTGTGATCGCCTTTACCAATGTTATCTACCAGTGCTTGCCATTGAATCGACAGGGTTTCGTTTAATACGCAGCAACGAACAGTACGACCGATAATACGACCTAATGTTGATTCGAGTTGGTCTTTGGTGATCGTGTTGCCTGTTAAGGTTTGATATAAACCGACGACATCATTAAAGTGTTTTTCAGTTGGTTCATGTTTCGCTGCCAGTTTGCACAGCAAATCAGCTAATGGGCCCACTTCCACGGTTTTATCATAGAAAGTTGGCGCTTTAACCCAAGAGTATTTACCGTCATCTTCCCAGCCAGTGTAGTCAGGAATAGTGGTACCTTCCCAAGGGGCTTGCGGCTCATTATCTTTGTACCAAGCATGCTTGCTGCTCTCTTTAATACCGTTAATCAGGT is part of the Providencia zhijiangensis genome and harbors:
- a CDS encoding ATP-binding cassette domain-containing protein, with product MLKFENLTIDVAQYRWLGKKQWSPLLQDISLDIQPGEMVALIGSSGEGKSLLLQSALGLLPDNMRCKGNIELNGQALTEKTKSQYRGNSLCYVPQGVSALNPLIQIGPQLERAAVLSGKHIKMHDVARHLQEYSLQSSLVNHYPSQLSGGMAKRVLASSATLSRAEYILADEISSWLDDEHAVQLLDNIKSLCRDGRGVLWVTHDLSMAVRFADRVALLRNGALEEVLSSQKLKQGGGGQWIQSLWNALPEHQFMMLDEWR
- a CDS encoding ABC transporter permease, which produces MTYNPNRALIKLLLSLSCLILLGSYAFWLLSSDIEMSLLDRRQAPSLLHLFGTDNLGRDLFERTFQGLATSLQIGLTASITSGIIALVMAGLSSLNKSMDYVVRGIIDALLALPHLLLLVLICFTLGGGKMGVIWAVALTHWPKLTLILRSELLRVQQTDYIMLSHRIGNSAFERLRYHYLPMLLPQWMVGTLLMFPHSVLHSAALSFLGFGLAPHEPSLGILLSEALRYLSTGAWWMVVFPGAALMGLVLLFDQFAKSAQQLWLRGATC
- a CDS encoding ABC transporter permease; amino-acid sequence: MRTTFGLLLRFICLLTVTALGIFILLSYSPIDPIKAYIGNDLMHVPPEQYPLIAARWGLDQPLWMQFWRWFSQMLQGDLGYSMLYNTPVLQVISDRIVPSLALLGSAWVFSGVVGFGLGLVAGRYLNRWPDKIISAFCYLLASIPVFWIGLLLLSLFAVSLKWAPICCAWPIGLDEQTATFSQKIQHLILPVIALGMLGVGTIALHTRAKVAEVMNSEFIHYAQAQGDKGWSMMGFHVLKHAITPAICLQFASVGELFSGALLAEKVFAYPGLGQATIDAGLRGDVPLLMGIVMLCAVLIFFSNTMADLLLKRVNKGVIRES
- a CDS encoding ABC transporter substrate-binding protein, translated to MIKKLAVAMCLMGLTLQAQAAEPASSTHTLRLAIGAEPTEGFDPMLGWSHGSYLLLHSPLLKQKADLSWHSYMLESYTHNADGKEWILTLKKDLKFSDGSPLTAKDVVFSYNNAAASGGKVDMGNFAKAEEVNPLTVKITLSSPQSTFINVLGSLGIVSADKYDAKTYAHKPIGAGPYRLVAFQPGQQLIVEQNPYYAGPKNDYGKMVFVFLDEDAAFAAAQSAQLEVVRIPPAVASNANNVPNMKLIERYSVENRGISFPIPPAGEKDAQGNPIGNDITSDVAIRKAINYALDRKLLAESVLEGFAVPAYTGVAGLPWNNPKSSFKDGDLDKAKAILEEAGWKLNKEGLREKNGKVAKLTLWYASGDTTRRDLAQAIRSSLKPLGIEMDLKSGSWETVELHMHANPTLFGWGSLDPMELVHNYSSKAAGVGFYNAGYYKNPAVDEIIEEALRQPDQDAAIPLWQQVDWNGKVGVGIQGDAAWAWLMNVQHIYLSNQCVDLGKSAPEIHGSWSVLNNVDEWKWTCK
- the hypE gene encoding hydrogenase expression/formation protein HypE — encoded protein: MSSDSKNVVTMAHGSGGLAMQQLIEQLFLQAFANQALDEREDQARLSLAEMTALGDRLAFSTDSYVIDPIFFPGGNIGKLAVCGTVNDVAVSGAVPKYLSCGFILEEGLPLSDLQTIVESMAVTAKAAGVQIVTGDTKVVQRGAADKVFINTAGIGVIPTEIHWGAQQIQAGDKVIVSGTLGDHGATILNLREQLGLEGQLSSDCAVLTPIIEPLRDIDGVRALRDATRGGVNAILHEFAQASGCGISINEGDLPVSSAVRGVCELLGLEPLNFANEGKLVIVVKPEAEQQVLATLHQHPLGVNAKTIGCVTENKQVKLVGIFGASRLLDLPHSEPLPRIC
- the hypD gene encoding hydrogenase formation protein HypD translates to MQYVDEFRDPALAKALLAHIRKRIADIPRAKQRPLQLMEVCGGHTHAIFKFGIDQLLPPEIEFVHGPGCPVCVLPMGRIDGCIEIAERPEVIFCTYGDAMRVPGKNGSLLDAKRRGADVRIVYSPLDALNLAQQNPEREVVFFGLGFETTMPSTALTLQQARLRQVKNFSVFCQHITIIPTLRSLLEQPDVRIDGFLAPGHVSMVIGAHPYQFITQEFHKPLVVTGFEPLDILQSLAMLVDQIADGRCEVENQYKRIVADEGNLLALKALDDVFELKATSEWRGLGEIAGSGVQLTLDYQTFDAELRFNIQPHQVSDDPQARCGDVLTGRCKPNECPLFGQRCTPQTAFGALMVSSEGACAAYYQYRREA
- the hybG gene encoding hydrogenase maturation factor HybG codes for the protein MCLGIPGKIVAVGEDVHQLAQVDVCGVKRDVNIGLICEGDTADLLGQWVLVHVGFAMSVINEEEAQATLDALTAMSQLDHEVGDFTGLNSGATDAVRR
- the hypB gene encoding hydrogenase nickel incorporation protein HypB yields the protein MCSTCGCASGERRIEGDEHQHHHDHDHHHGHDHHHSHGHAHDHHDHDHHHHDHSHAAEHSGKTVIIHHHYYHQGDVNHYYQSEPETCGVKIEKHKHKHKHEHPHSHDHAHDHSHEAESTFAPAGDHHDLDYGQGEAGTHAPGISQKRMLQIEMDVLDKNNHLAEHNREDFAAKNILALNLVSSPGSGKTTLLTETLLRLRDKLNCAVIEGDQQTTNDAQRIRETGVPAIQVNTGKGCHLDAQMVHDAVDRLGLDENSLLFIENVGNLVCPASFDLGERHKVAVLSVTEGEDKPLKYPHMFAASDIMILNKIDLLPYLHFDVEACIANAKRVNPNIQVIKVSATSGEGMDAWLAWLETQLCA
- the hypA gene encoding hydrogenase maturation nickel metallochaperone HypA, whose amino-acid sequence is MHEVSLCQSAVEIIEQQVRQHQVKKVTGVWLEIGALSCIEESALRFCFDIACRGTVAHGSQLHILYRPAQAWCWDCSESVDVHTHDAACPKCHGFNLKVENGDSLRIKELEIE
- the hybE gene encoding hydrogenase-2 assembly chaperone, which encodes MPKEIQGYSQNPQPLVQAAFERVAQQSMHDLSFLHPTMGIYASAFSLFENQWVGAVITPWMLSAIILPGPDQYWEHRVVGEKLGLILPYGEMTYTVGELEGLTQYLACSLMSPLDRKLTATQGEHLADDCARMLLSLPVTDPNVPKSPERRAVFARYLGDQ
- a CDS encoding HyaD/HybD family hydrogenase maturation endopeptidase, whose product is MRILVLGVGNILLSDEGIGVRIVEALEKRYHLPECVEVLDGGTAGMELIGAMADRDHLIIADVVLSSQQPGSILVLRDAEVPALFTRKISPHQLGLSDVLSALHLTDEFPKRLTLVGIVPESLEPNIGLTATGQAALEPALQKVIEVLRSEGLEIIAKEECLHA